From a single Endozoicomonas euniceicola genomic region:
- a CDS encoding SMP-30/gluconolactonase/LRE family protein produces MKAVVKVLDARSQQGRCPRWHQQSGSLFWLDVAGQSLNTWQAEYDRTQTLLLPEPSGCFSFSS; encoded by the coding sequence ATGAAAGCCGTTGTAAAAGTGCTTGATGCCAGATCGCAGCAGGGTCGGTGTCCCCGATGGCATCAACAAAGTGGTTCTCTTTTCTGGCTTGATGTTGCAGGGCAGAGCCTGAATACCTGGCAGGCTGAGTATGACCGCACCCAGACACTCCTGTTGCCGGAACCCTCCGGTTGCTTTTCGTTTTCCTCTTAA
- a CDS encoding DNA cytosine methyltransferase: MSAHSTNTAYTTRLCNGITLFRQGFIAGILTFVPLHSSFSDLVKSPNVELKPGLAQQSMVNLKQSKYLSSDNKVTLNHIELFAGCGGLSLGLESEGYNLVFANELSPMAGETFAFNLLGDQGENLKALGEQGKKAERTFWLNSQFSRNELLQRLRENPREAPALGQGFNDLDDDDANLKGGLVIADIISLNKYLNQNTELLNKIKSGFGSVNQGVDLVSGGPPCQSFSMAGLRQHDNERNQLPMAFANFVGLVKPRAVVLENVTGILRAFDVKGKKYYAWFEVAKAFVEKGYVPICLHVNAKYVGAAQNRPRFIMLAFRKDVFSIYKAIVEKEQNLKSFEILKLSENFYRSAKGNEHLVLEDSGYYYHDVEKHPESFKRTFLSSFLTRDKSNFHTVSDAIDDLRLNNPSKPSTYVEEINNLLDKDLPESALNHEMRSNSFHVRKRFSLYQALSEVSPQTRKKVSAFLRLDDESVLDENVVEELSKHRYLISEDNEKKQYLSKGRDSIVAFLRSLRTKKQTQRALISTDPAPAALSIPDDACHYDKEELRTLSVREMARIQSFPDWFELRSKVTTGGKMRRFEVPQYTQVGNAVPPLLGAAIGKVVKTILSTVDSSSLRYKRRETITSTQAEVVESL; the protein is encoded by the coding sequence ATGTCTGCCCACTCAACAAACACTGCTTATACTACTCGACTATGCAACGGAATTACCCTTTTTAGACAAGGGTTTATTGCTGGCATTCTGACATTTGTACCTCTTCATTCCTCTTTTTCCGACTTGGTAAAATCCCCCAATGTAGAACTAAAGCCTGGACTTGCACAGCAAAGCATGGTAAATCTTAAGCAATCAAAATATTTAAGCTCGGATAACAAAGTGACGCTCAATCATATTGAACTTTTCGCAGGCTGTGGAGGACTTTCCCTAGGGCTTGAGTCAGAAGGTTATAATCTAGTATTTGCAAACGAACTATCTCCAATGGCAGGTGAGACGTTCGCATTCAACTTGCTGGGTGATCAAGGCGAGAACCTAAAAGCCCTTGGAGAGCAAGGCAAGAAGGCTGAACGTACTTTCTGGCTTAATAGCCAATTTAGTCGCAATGAACTTTTACAAAGACTACGAGAAAATCCACGAGAGGCTCCAGCTTTAGGACAGGGCTTCAATGACCTTGATGATGACGATGCAAACCTAAAAGGTGGATTAGTTATTGCGGATATTATTTCTTTAAATAAATATTTAAATCAAAATACAGAACTACTGAACAAAATAAAGTCTGGGTTTGGAAGTGTAAATCAAGGTGTTGATCTTGTATCTGGTGGACCTCCTTGCCAAAGTTTTAGCATGGCAGGCCTGCGTCAGCATGATAACGAGCGAAACCAGCTGCCAATGGCTTTTGCCAATTTTGTTGGTCTTGTTAAGCCAAGAGCCGTTGTCCTAGAAAATGTGACAGGTATTCTTAGAGCCTTTGATGTTAAAGGTAAAAAGTACTATGCGTGGTTTGAAGTAGCAAAGGCATTTGTAGAAAAAGGCTATGTTCCTATCTGCCTGCACGTAAATGCAAAATATGTAGGTGCTGCTCAGAATCGGCCTCGCTTTATAATGCTGGCTTTCCGTAAAGATGTATTTTCTATCTACAAGGCTATCGTAGAGAAAGAGCAAAATCTAAAGTCTTTTGAAATTTTGAAATTGTCTGAAAATTTCTATAGAAGCGCAAAAGGTAATGAGCACTTAGTACTAGAGGATTCAGGTTATTATTATCATGATGTTGAGAAGCATCCAGAATCTTTCAAGCGGACTTTTTTAAGTAGCTTTCTGACTAGGGATAAGTCTAATTTCCATACTGTAAGTGATGCTATAGATGACTTGCGTTTAAACAATCCAAGCAAGCCAAGCACTTATGTAGAAGAGATAAATAATCTTTTAGATAAAGATTTGCCTGAATCAGCTCTTAATCATGAAATGAGAAGCAATAGTTTTCATGTTAGAAAAAGATTTAGTTTATATCAGGCCTTGTCAGAGGTTTCACCACAAACAAGGAAGAAGGTATCAGCTTTCTTAAGGTTGGATGATGAGTCTGTGCTGGATGAAAATGTTGTCGAGGAACTTTCAAAGCATAGATACTTGATTAGTGAAGATAATGAGAAAAAGCAGTACTTGAGTAAAGGCAGAGATAGCATTGTTGCGTTCTTACGCTCATTGCGTACTAAGAAGCAAACACAGCGAGCTTTGATTTCTACAGACCCTGCACCTGCTGCGCTGTCTATTCCTGATGATGCATGCCACTATGACAAGGAAGAGCTACGAACTTTATCAGTTAGGGAGATGGCGAGAATTCAATCGTTCCCTGATTGGTTTGAGCTTCGCTCTAAAGTAACTACTGGCGGCAAAATGCGTCGCTTTGAAGTGCCGCAATACACGCAGGTTGGTAATGCTGTACCGCCATTGCTTGGAGCGGCTATCGGTAAGGTTGTGAAAACCATACTCTCTACTGTTGATAGTAGTTCACTTCGATATAAAAGACGTGAAACGATTACAAGCACTCAGGCTGAAGTAGTAGAATCACTGTAA
- a CDS encoding HigA family addiction module antitoxin, with product MSRTRNRKPTHPGVVFRLDVLEPAGISVTKAAEVLGVSRKHLSEFVNQKKPCTRDLAMRIAIATKTSVGSWLNMQTALDVWEAEHDDSGQYITVGQLALSQ from the coding sequence ATGAGCCGAACCAGAAACAGAAAGCCAACTCACCCCGGTGTGGTGTTTCGCCTGGATGTGCTGGAACCTGCCGGAATCAGCGTAACCAAAGCAGCTGAAGTACTGGGTGTTTCCCGCAAGCACCTGTCGGAGTTCGTCAACCAGAAAAAACCCTGTACCCGTGACCTGGCTATGCGGATCGCCATTGCCACAAAAACCAGCGTGGGCAGCTGGCTGAATATGCAGACTGCCCTTGATGTGTGGGAGGCAGAACACGACGATAGTGGACAATATATTACTGTGGGGCAGCTGGCTTTGAGTCAATAG
- the tal gene encoding transaldolase, whose product MRNQLDQLKGMTKVVADTGDIDAIKRYKPVDATTNPSLILKAAELPAYKALLSEALEYGRQSYDDVNIQTKLACDWLAVAIGKEIQGVVPGVVSTEVDARLSFNTKGTVIKARRLCELYRQQGADSNRLLIKIASTWEGIKAAEILEQEGIRCNLTLLFSFAQARACAEAGVYLVSPFVGRILDWHKQSEGRDYVGAEDPGVVSVSRIFNYYKQHGYKTIVMGASFRNTGEIRELAGCDCLTIGPSLLEELENTEQPLEQKLYAEKPVSDDPRLTLDEMTFRWFMNEDAMATEKLAEGIRNFTKDQVKLEQLIARQL is encoded by the coding sequence ATGCGTAACCAGCTAGATCAGTTAAAAGGTATGACCAAAGTGGTCGCAGACACCGGGGATATTGACGCAATCAAACGCTACAAACCGGTAGATGCCACCACTAATCCGTCGTTAATCCTGAAAGCTGCCGAACTGCCGGCGTACAAAGCGTTGTTGTCAGAAGCGCTTGAGTATGGACGACAGTCTTATGATGATGTCAACATACAAACGAAGCTCGCCTGCGACTGGCTGGCGGTTGCGATCGGAAAAGAGATACAGGGTGTTGTGCCGGGTGTAGTGTCGACAGAAGTAGACGCCCGTCTTTCATTTAATACCAAGGGCACGGTAATAAAAGCCCGTCGTCTGTGTGAACTGTATCGTCAACAGGGTGCTGACAGTAACCGGTTGTTGATAAAAATAGCGTCAACCTGGGAAGGCATAAAAGCGGCAGAAATTCTTGAGCAGGAAGGCATACGCTGCAACCTGACCCTGCTGTTCAGTTTTGCCCAGGCGCGGGCCTGCGCTGAGGCAGGTGTCTATCTGGTCTCGCCTTTTGTGGGACGTATTCTCGACTGGCATAAACAATCAGAAGGGCGTGACTATGTCGGGGCGGAAGATCCGGGGGTTGTGTCTGTATCCCGAATATTCAATTACTACAAGCAGCACGGTTATAAAACCATTGTGATGGGAGCCAGCTTCCGTAACACCGGAGAAATTCGTGAGCTGGCCGGCTGTGACTGCCTCACCATAGGGCCATCATTACTGGAAGAACTGGAAAATACGGAGCAGCCTCTGGAACAAAAGCTGTATGCGGAAAAGCCAGTGTCCGACGATCCCAGGCTGACACTGGATGAAATGACTTTCCGCTGGTTTATGAATGAAGACGCTATGGCAACGGAAAAGCTGGCGGAAGGTATTCGTAACTTTACAAAGGATCAGGTGAAGCTGGAACAACTGATCGCGCGACAGCTATAG
- a CDS encoding GNAT family N-acetyltransferase — MLIVTETPRLLIRTWQEGDLKPYGELIGHNDLPQRFSDDSPASKPETELWRYQMELDQKGWSRWAVVHKETYRLVGYCGFSNYGNSVELSWRFLPEFRGRGLVLEAVQAVARLGFERFGFREIISYTAPDNEFAVDVIQTLGMHLDGFEGWSNMTVARYCLESAASASS, encoded by the coding sequence GTGTTAATAGTAACTGAAACCCCCAGACTGCTAATTCGAACCTGGCAGGAAGGTGACCTGAAACCTTATGGTGAACTCATCGGTCACAATGATCTGCCCCAGCGGTTCAGCGATGACTCTCCCGCCTCCAAACCAGAAACAGAATTATGGCGTTACCAGATGGAACTGGATCAGAAAGGCTGGTCACGATGGGCTGTTGTTCATAAGGAAACGTATCGGCTGGTTGGCTATTGTGGCTTTTCCAATTACGGGAACAGCGTAGAGCTTAGCTGGCGTTTTCTGCCAGAGTTTCGCGGACGGGGATTGGTGCTTGAAGCGGTTCAGGCTGTTGCCAGGTTGGGCTTTGAGCGGTTTGGTTTCCGGGAAATTATCTCTTATACGGCACCCGACAATGAGTTTGCGGTCGATGTGATTCAGACGCTGGGTATGCATCTGGATGGCTTTGAAGGCTGGAGTAATATGACCGTTGCCCGGTATTGTCTGGAGTCCGCTGCATCGGCTTCTTCCTGA
- a CDS encoding MvaI/BcnI family restriction endonuclease, with protein sequence MLTSADIDLSLIAKKLLEKNLQFSFLVPTETALKKSIIDAHDSFRAFLKQQDIHDYKDQQKGTKHKKIVSASILSNGEIAESKISLYRPETKDGDPRLWVYGLSKYASPNNVIAVIYHKNNLFVLNCSEYNNFEKHLNSGLFDTDDHKTISPIANELLAKLRNISSKGFIKTITPGDTGIGMTLESLLEIQANSSREPDYKGIELKSKRTRSRGNRAREQLFSKVPIWKSSPISKAVELIKLRGYIDKDGSEALRHTISADKPNSLGLYLEVDQENDILKQMHYDSETEKSTYDVCWKLSELKQALLKKHKETFWVYARGRGKGANEEFHYIEVTHTQKPAIEKFDILLETGLLTVDYTMHIKENGQVRDHGYLFKIKPEAFSILFPAPILYSLES encoded by the coding sequence ATGCTGACATCAGCTGATATAGATTTATCACTTATTGCTAAAAAGCTTCTAGAGAAAAATCTTCAATTCAGTTTTCTAGTTCCAACTGAAACTGCACTAAAAAAATCTATTATTGATGCTCATGATTCATTTAGAGCATTTCTAAAGCAACAAGACATTCATGATTATAAAGATCAACAAAAGGGAACTAAGCATAAAAAAATTGTTTCCGCTTCTATATTAAGTAATGGAGAAATAGCCGAAAGCAAGATATCGCTCTACCGACCGGAAACCAAAGATGGTGATCCCAGACTCTGGGTATATGGCCTAAGCAAATACGCCAGCCCTAATAATGTCATTGCTGTAATTTATCACAAAAATAATTTATTTGTACTCAACTGTTCAGAATATAACAATTTTGAAAAACACCTTAACTCTGGTTTGTTTGATACAGATGACCATAAAACAATATCACCCATTGCAAATGAGCTATTAGCCAAACTTAGAAACATTTCATCCAAAGGTTTTATTAAAACAATCACACCTGGTGATACCGGCATTGGTATGACACTTGAGAGTTTACTTGAAATTCAGGCAAACTCATCAAGAGAACCAGATTACAAGGGCATTGAACTTAAAAGCAAAAGAACTCGTTCAAGAGGAAACAGGGCTAGAGAACAGCTGTTTTCCAAAGTACCTATTTGGAAATCTAGCCCTATAAGTAAGGCTGTAGAATTAATAAAGCTCAGAGGCTATATAGATAAGGATGGCTCTGAAGCATTACGACACACTATTAGTGCAGATAAACCAAACTCTCTAGGTTTATATCTTGAAGTTGATCAAGAAAATGATATTTTGAAACAAATGCACTACGACAGTGAAACAGAAAAATCTACATACGATGTCTGCTGGAAACTAAGTGAACTAAAACAAGCTCTACTTAAAAAGCATAAAGAAACATTTTGGGTTTATGCTAGAGGTAGAGGAAAAGGCGCAAATGAAGAATTTCATTATATTGAGGTAACTCATACGCAAAAGCCTGCTATTGAAAAATTTGACATTTTATTAGAAACAGGTCTTCTGACTGTTGATTACACTATGCACATTAAAGAAAATGGGCAAGTTAGAGATCACGGTTATCTTTTTAAGATAAAGCCTGAAGCATTCAGCATCCTATTTCCTGCCCCCATTCTATACAGCCTTGAATCATAA
- a CDS encoding DUF2799 domain-containing protein, with the protein MLKKITAISLVASMGFLGGCATMSESECLNADWQLIGFEDGLNGYSMSRIGDHRSACAEYSIVPSQALYQQGFEAGLRQFCTPTNAYDYGKSGRTYNHQCPADLHNEFLKYYNQGQEFYAVEKSIRDYGYKIADAKKKIEKLEKKILDKEARIISDDSSAEERLRLVGDIKRHKEEIGHLRTAKTADERKRAVKEEELSRLQAPAV; encoded by the coding sequence GTGTTGAAAAAAATAACAGCGATTTCTCTGGTGGCTTCCATGGGCTTTCTCGGGGGGTGCGCCACTATGAGTGAGTCTGAGTGCCTTAACGCTGACTGGCAGTTAATTGGTTTTGAAGATGGCCTGAATGGCTACTCTATGTCCCGGATTGGTGATCATCGCAGTGCCTGCGCTGAATACTCTATTGTTCCAAGCCAGGCGCTATACCAGCAGGGTTTTGAAGCAGGCTTGAGGCAGTTTTGTACGCCGACTAATGCTTATGATTACGGAAAGAGTGGCAGAACCTATAACCACCAGTGTCCGGCAGATTTGCACAATGAGTTTCTGAAGTATTACAACCAGGGGCAAGAGTTTTACGCTGTCGAGAAATCTATTCGGGATTACGGTTACAAAATTGCTGACGCAAAGAAAAAAATAGAGAAGCTGGAAAAGAAAATTCTCGACAAGGAAGCCAGAATTATCAGTGACGACAGTTCGGCAGAGGAACGCTTGAGACTGGTAGGCGATATTAAGCGACATAAAGAAGAGATTGGTCATTTGAGAACCGCAAAGACAGCTGACGAGCGTAAGCGGGCGGTAAAAGAAGAAGAACTGTCCCGACTTCAGGCTCCGGCAGTCTGA
- a CDS encoding phosphodiesterase, with translation MSTAPAESLRFIHLSDPQLIPAGEMNYDINPQLRIRQCIDAILSDCASLPLDFAVITGDLTHWGEEVAYKVLREELSRLPFPVYMLMGNHDHREAFSTVFPEHPTDDNSGFVQYVLDSAAGRMIFLDTLDAGKRSGVLCQQRLQWLERKLADSEGQPVYLFMHHPPFTVGLSVMDDDNLVNSDEFLKIVNPYRTQIRHIFFGHLHRTVTGSWHGISYSCPLSPVHQTAFEFDNKKPAYVSPEPPAYHLVELKPEQVVVHSRLFLHSEPAIDSRSCYRYQLHDQSNNE, from the coding sequence ATGAGTACAGCACCAGCAGAAAGCCTCCGTTTTATTCACCTGTCTGATCCTCAGCTGATTCCTGCGGGCGAGATGAATTACGACATCAACCCACAGCTACGGATAAGACAATGTATTGATGCCATTTTGTCTGACTGCGCCAGCCTGCCATTGGATTTTGCTGTTATCACCGGTGACCTGACCCACTGGGGGGAAGAGGTCGCCTACAAGGTGCTAAGAGAGGAACTGAGTCGGTTGCCTTTTCCTGTTTATATGTTGATGGGGAACCATGACCATAGAGAAGCATTTTCAACGGTTTTTCCTGAACACCCTACTGATGATAACAGCGGGTTTGTTCAATATGTCCTGGACAGTGCAGCAGGCCGGATGATTTTCCTCGATACGCTGGATGCAGGAAAACGCAGCGGCGTTCTCTGCCAGCAACGGTTGCAATGGCTGGAGAGAAAACTGGCGGACTCGGAGGGGCAGCCTGTTTATCTATTTATGCATCACCCGCCGTTTACTGTCGGGTTGTCGGTAATGGACGACGATAATCTTGTAAATTCGGATGAGTTCCTGAAAATCGTGAACCCTTATCGGACGCAGATTCGACATATTTTCTTCGGGCATTTACACCGGACCGTGACAGGTAGCTGGCATGGCATCAGCTACTCCTGCCCTTTGTCGCCTGTTCATCAGACTGCTTTTGAATTTGATAATAAAAAGCCTGCTTACGTTTCGCCTGAGCCACCGGCCTACCATCTGGTTGAACTAAAACCGGAACAGGTTGTTGTGCATTCACGACTGTTTCTGCATAGTGAGCCCGCCATTGATAGTCGGTCCTGTTATCGCTACCAGTTGCATGATCAATCAAACAATGAGTGA
- a CDS encoding Abi family protein: MLFANLRNSEDQKQISSHFGFPFVVLKSWFRALSDLRNHCAHHARVWNRVFGSSPVWPRKAPKYWIFVPDRISTRNKASTPDDDSIFNL, translated from the coding sequence ATACTCTTTGCCAATTTGCGCAACTCAGAAGACCAGAAACAAATTTCCAGTCATTTTGGATTTCCTTTTGTTGTTCTTAAGTCATGGTTTCGTGCCCTTTCAGATCTTCGAAATCATTGTGCACACCATGCACGGGTTTGGAACAGGGTGTTTGGCTCCAGCCCTGTTTGGCCTCGCAAAGCGCCAAAGTATTGGATTTTTGTGCCTGATCGTATTTCTACCCGGAACAAAGCATCAACCCCCGACGACGACTCTATTTTCAACTTGTGA
- a CDS encoding phosphohydrolase, giving the protein MSYNDPTLLQQWEDTFVEFLRGRESDDASHDISHFQRVWRTTRRLLKDGDISANQLVILTACYFHDIIVLPKNHPQRSMASTLAAEETERCLKELAFPRDLIDEVCHAVKTHSYSAGIEPETIEAKVVQDADRMEALGAIGLARCFYTGGKLKQKLFDPEDPLATHRELDDRNYSLDHFELKLLKIADSMQTEAGKRMAERSSQFIRDFRDQLCRELRGEY; this is encoded by the coding sequence ATGTCCTACAACGACCCAACCTTGTTACAGCAATGGGAAGATACGTTTGTCGAGTTTTTGCGGGGGCGGGAGTCGGATGATGCTTCTCATGATATATCGCACTTCCAGAGGGTCTGGCGAACGACCCGGCGACTTCTCAAAGACGGTGATATCAGTGCCAATCAACTGGTTATTCTGACCGCCTGCTATTTTCATGACATTATTGTTCTTCCCAAGAATCACCCTCAGCGTTCAATGGCTTCAACGCTGGCAGCAGAAGAGACTGAACGCTGTCTGAAAGAGCTGGCATTTCCCCGGGATTTGATTGATGAGGTGTGTCATGCGGTGAAAACACACAGCTATTCGGCAGGTATTGAGCCAGAAACTATTGAGGCAAAGGTGGTTCAGGATGCAGACCGGATGGAAGCACTGGGGGCTATTGGTCTGGCCCGCTGTTTCTATACCGGCGGCAAGCTGAAACAGAAACTGTTTGATCCTGAAGACCCTTTGGCAACCCATCGTGAGCTGGATGACCGTAACTATTCCCTTGATCATTTTGAACTGAAACTGCTGAAGATTGCAGACAGTATGCAAACTGAAGCTGGAAAGCGGATGGCTGAGCGCAGCAGTCAGTTTATACGGGATTTTCGAGATCAGCTGTGTCGTGAGTTGCGGGGAGAGTATTAA
- a CDS encoding hotdog fold thioesterase, translating to MAIWNQSPTLESLNHQLKGNMCEHVGIEITDIGDDYLVGTLPVDKRTVQPMGLLHGGANVVLAETLGSIAANLACGNDQYCVGLEINANHLKSATSGKVTGTARPVHIGRSTQVWEIRIENEQGSLTCISRLTMAAKSNRG from the coding sequence ATGGCTATCTGGAACCAGTCCCCAACCCTGGAATCATTAAACCACCAGTTGAAAGGCAACATGTGTGAGCATGTTGGTATTGAGATCACTGACATTGGTGATGACTACCTGGTCGGCACCCTGCCGGTGGATAAACGTACCGTGCAACCCATGGGCTTGCTGCATGGCGGCGCTAATGTGGTTCTGGCTGAAACCCTCGGCAGTATTGCTGCCAACCTTGCCTGCGGGAACGATCAGTATTGTGTCGGCCTGGAAATTAATGCCAATCACCTGAAATCTGCGACATCAGGCAAAGTGACCGGAACCGCCCGCCCTGTTCATATTGGTCGCAGCACTCAGGTCTGGGAAATTCGTATCGAGAATGAACAGGGCAGTCTGACCTGCATCTCCCGACTAACCATGGCGGCTAAAAGTAACAGGGGTTAA
- a CDS encoding Abi family protein produces MTIFNKDATSLDQQIEILQKRGLEITSPERAKHYLSNISYFRMSAYTRPFYIPAGSGTAEHLFIQGTAFGDVLNLYIFDRELRLLLLDAIERLEVALRAQLTQTLATNHGPFGYLDHKLFDTRYNHNWLLDELGKKVNSRDAEVFLDSYRRKGRSIQ; encoded by the coding sequence ATGACTATTTTTAACAAAGATGCCACATCCCTTGATCAACAAATTGAGATTCTGCAAAAACGAGGGCTTGAGATAACCAGCCCTGAACGGGCAAAGCACTATTTGAGTAATATCAGCTATTTTCGAATGAGTGCCTATACCAGACCATTTTATATCCCTGCCGGATCGGGCACAGCTGAACACCTCTTTATTCAGGGTACCGCTTTCGGTGATGTGCTTAATCTCTATATTTTTGACCGGGAATTGCGCCTGTTGCTGCTGGATGCGATTGAACGTCTTGAAGTTGCCCTTCGAGCTCAACTAACTCAAACACTGGCAACAAACCATGGTCCATTTGGCTATCTTGATCATAAACTCTTTGATACTCGGTATAATCATAACTGGTTATTAGATGAGCTTGGGAAAAAGGTGAACAGTCGTGATGCTGAAGTTTTTCTGGACAGTTACCGACGTAAGGGGCGCAGCATTCAATAA
- a CDS encoding SMP-30/gluconolactonase/LRE family protein, translated as MKAVVKVLDARSQQGRCPRWHQQSGSLFWLDVAGQSLNTWQAEYDHTQTLLLPEPSGCFAFSSSNSPYPDSIILASASGFFQINAFLSGLNSETNVSRLNRVSDDWPENALLDGRCDAAGRFWVGSANLYGSQAESWLYSLDATLQLEQKAGPVMATSSIAFSPDSGTIYYADSAEHVIYACEYDLEGGVLVNRRVFHRFPFGKGLPAGAAVDNDGCLWVAMFAGEKIVRLSPGGVMVEEVHLPVKYPTAVAFGGETNTTLFITSCRQACSTEELEQYPESGGIFAIETGIRGMTEYSYSAGVSLGR; from the coding sequence ATGAAAGCCGTTGTGAAAGTGCTTGATGCCAGATCGCAGCAGGGTCGGTGTCCCCGATGGCATCAACAAAGTGGTTCTCTTTTCTGGCTTGATGTTGCAGGGCAGAGCCTGAATACCTGGCAGGCTGAGTATGACCACACCCAGACACTCCTGTTGCCGGAACCCTCCGGTTGCTTTGCCTTTTCCTCTTCAAACAGTCCATACCCCGACAGCATTATTCTGGCATCGGCTTCTGGTTTTTTTCAGATCAACGCCTTCTTATCAGGCCTGAATTCAGAAACTAACGTATCCCGGCTGAATCGGGTGTCGGACGACTGGCCTGAAAACGCCTTACTCGACGGCCGCTGTGATGCGGCTGGTCGTTTCTGGGTTGGCAGTGCCAATCTTTATGGCAGTCAGGCAGAGTCATGGCTTTATTCATTAGATGCTACTTTACAACTGGAGCAGAAAGCAGGCCCGGTGATGGCTACCAGCAGTATTGCCTTCAGCCCTGACTCGGGCACGATATACTATGCGGACTCTGCGGAACACGTTATTTACGCCTGTGAGTATGACCTTGAAGGGGGAGTACTGGTAAACCGTCGTGTTTTTCACCGTTTTCCTTTTGGTAAAGGCCTGCCCGCTGGAGCAGCGGTTGATAATGATGGGTGTCTCTGGGTAGCAATGTTTGCAGGAGAAAAAATTGTACGCCTGTCACCGGGAGGCGTTATGGTTGAAGAGGTCCACTTGCCTGTTAAGTATCCTACAGCGGTAGCGTTTGGAGGCGAAACCAATACGACACTGTTTATCACTTCATGCAGGCAGGCTTGCTCAACTGAGGAGCTGGAGCAGTATCCGGAATCGGGTGGAATCTTTGCGATTGAGACGGGTATAAGGGGTATGACGGAGTACAGCTATTCAGCCGGAGTCAGCCTGGGCAGGTAA